Proteins co-encoded in one Malus sylvestris chromosome 9, drMalSylv7.2, whole genome shotgun sequence genomic window:
- the LOC126583140 gene encoding auxin-responsive protein SAUR71-like, which translates to MKQQIARHIAWPKNMNIQRLWVWLPPLNHKPGAVTGKNMAINLLESGENSDGSLLAGELSDGCRGGASMMQVPKGFLAVYVGPELRRFVIPMSCLSSPDFRVLMDRVEEEYGFEQEGALKIPCDEEDFEHILMRSLANYKKNDKKKKI; encoded by the coding sequence ATGAAGCAACAAATAGCAAGGCACATTGCATGGCCCAAGAACATGAACATTCAGCGCCTGTGGGTGTGGTTGCCCCCACTAAACCACAAACCAGGAGCTGTTACCGGGAAGAATATGGCGATAAACCTCTTGGAATCCGGTGAGAACTCCGATGGGTCATTGCTGGCCGGAGAATTGTCTGACGGCTGTCGCGGGGGAGCTTCAATGATGCAAGTTCCCAAAGGGTTCTTGGCAGTTTACGTGGGGCCCGAGCTTCGGAGGTTTGTCATCCCCATGAGCTGTTTGTCATCACcggattttagggttttgatgGATAGAGTGGAAGAGGAGTATGGGTTTGAGCAAGAAGGTGCGCTTAAAATCCCTTGTGATGAAGAGGATTTTGAGCATATTTTGATGAGGTCTTTGGCAAACTATAAGAAGAATgataagaagaaaaagatcTAA
- the LOC126633811 gene encoding auxin-responsive protein SAUR21-like, with protein sequence MPAIQLKQVMKLWKAISLNGKSSPAPPGFLPVYIGWNRTRFLIPTHYLNFPIFAALLRKSGEEFGFKANGGIVLPCDVEFFKEVLNLLRKDEKRYGSLEVPEFLKMVSEVRNFDYSSTMCSKEDSDSCDHHQGYLRPLLQKARA encoded by the coding sequence ATGCCGGCAATCCAACTCAAACAAGTAATGAAGCTTTGGAAGGCCATAAGTCTCAATGGAAAATCTTCTCCTGCTCCCCCAGGTTTCCTTCCTGTTTACATTGGATGGAATCGCACCCGGTTCCTGATCCCCACCCACTACCTCAACTTTCCGATCTTCGCGGCTCTTCTTCGCAAGTCTGGGGAGGAATTCGGGTTCAAGGCCAACGGAGGCATAGTGTTGCCGTGTGATGTTGAGTTCTTCAAAGAGGTCTTGAACTTGCTTCGAAAAGATGAGAAAAGGTATGGGAGCCTAGAGGTGCCTGAGTTCTTGAAGATGGTTTCTGAGGTTCGTAATTTTGATTATTCCTCTACGATGTGCAGCAAGGAAGATAGCGATAGTTGCGATCATCATCAGGGATACTTAAGACCTTTGCTGCAAAAAGCTAGGGCCTGA
- the LOC126582490 gene encoding protein SMALL AUXIN UP-REGULATED RNA 51-like, which translates to MDSKKSNKIREIVRLQQILKKWKKLANAPKNTTTTNSLSAYSIINNANSTTTSTSSNGSSRSMKFFKRTLSFSDVSKTQNVIVPKGFLAMCVGKELKRFVVPTEYLGHQAFRILLQEAEEEFGFQREGVLKIPCEVSAFEKILKIVEEKREVFSLHNEFGFINAEKDMIGFCSSPSDCEITPHHPQMCR; encoded by the coding sequence ATGGATTCAAAGAAGTCTAACAAGATTAGGGAGATTGTTAGGCTCCAACAGATCTTAAAGAAGTGGAAAAAGCTAGCAAACGCTCCTAAAAACACCACGACAACCAATTCCTTATCAGCTTATAGCATAATTAATAATGCCAATAGCACTACCACTAGTACCAGCAGCAATGGCAGCAGCAGAAGCATGAAGTTCTTCAAGAGAACACTCTCTTTCTCAGATGTTTCCAAGACTCaaaatgtcatcgtgccaaaaGGGTTTCTTGCAATGTGTGTTGGGAAGGAGCTGAAGAGATTCGTCGTCCCAACTGAGTACTTGGGTCACCAAGCTTTTAGGATTCTGCTCCAGGAAGCCGAAGAGGAATTCGGGTTTCAGCGAGAAGGTGTGCTCAAGATTCCATGTGAAGTGTCAGCGTTTGAGAAGATCTTGAAGATTGTTGAAGAGAAAAGGGAGGTCTTTTCCTTGCACAATGAGTTTGGATTCATTAATGCAGAGAAAGACATGATTGGTTTTTGCTCGTCTCCATCAGATTGTGAGATTACACCTCATCACCCTCAAATGTGCAGATGA
- the LOC126582837 gene encoding uncharacterized protein LOC126582837 isoform X3 has protein sequence MSFAATPATTMTTCRFVTLRIQCTDSKPRIGFGSKTNSKNKNRNKNNLSQESTTKRSGGVPTQAPGLSSRFDGKVKRNPAELEFEERLAAVRSSALEQKKVVEKKEFGPIDYDAPVELEKTDKKKIGLGAQIGVGVAVVVFGLVFALGDFLPSGSLSPTEDTAATANKLSEEEKASLQTRLKEYEATLSNSPKDPTALEGAAVTLAELGEYTQASTLLQDLIKEKPSDPEVFRLLGEVKYELKDFEESAAAFKVSSSMSKDLKFEVLRGLTNALLAAKKPDEAVQFLLASHERMNVDKPDTKAGSSATETNSQVDPIQVELLLGKAYSDWGHISDAVSVYDRLISSHPNDFRGYLAKGIILRENGKAGEAERMFIQARFFAPDKAKAFVDRYSR, from the exons ATGTCGTTCGCAGCAACACCAGCGACAACGATGACGACATGCCGCTTCGTTACGCTTCGAATTCAGTGCACTGATTCCAAGCCCAGAATTGGTTTCGGAAGCAAAACCAACAGCAAGAACAAGAACAGGAACAAGAACAACCTCAGCCAG GAATCAACTACCAAACGGTCTGGTGGCGTTCCTACTC AGGCACCCGGGTTAAGTTCTCGGTTCGATGGAAAGGTTAAGAGAAACCCTGCTGAGCTTGAGTTTGAGGAACGTCTAGCAGCAGTCAGAAG TTCAGCACTTGAGCAGAAGAAGGTAGTGGAGAAAAAGGAGTTTGGGCCAATTGACTATGATGCACCTGTTGAGTTGGAGAAAACGGATAAGAAAAAAATTGGACTCGGTGCACAG ATTGGAGTAGGTGTAGCTGTAGTGgtctttggtttggtttttgctCTTGGAGACTTTCTTCCTTCTGGAAG TTTGAGTCCTACTGAGGATACTGCAGCAACTGCCAATAAACTGTCCGAAGAAGAGAAAGCGTCACTTCAG ACTAGGCTGAAAGAATATGAAGCAACGCTTAGTAACTCCCCAAAAGATCCAACTGCTCTTGAG GGAGCTGCAGTAACCTTAGCAGAATTAGGAGAATATACACAGGCTTCAACTCTGCTTCAAGACTTGATTAAG GAGAAACCAAGTGATCCTGAAGTTTTTCGTTTGCTTGGAGAAGTTAAATATGAACTCAAGGATTTTGAAGAAAGTGCTGCTGCATTTAAGGTTTCTTCATCG ATGTCTAAAGATCTCAAATTTGAAGTTCTGCGTGGCCTTACGAATGCATTACTTGCTGCTAAAAAACCAGATGAG GCTGTTCAATTTCTTCTTGCCTCTCATGAACGTATGAATGTGGACAAGCCAGACACAAAGGCTGGAAGTAGTGCGACTGAAACAAATTCGCAGGTGGACCCTATTCAA GTCGAATTACTTCTTGGAAAAGCCTATTCAGATTGGGGCCATATCAGTGATGCTGTTTCTGTCTATGACCGGCTCATCTCTAGTCATCCAAATGACTTCCGCGGTTACTTGGCCAag GGAATtattttgagagaaaatggtAAAGCTGGAGAAGCGGAGAGGATGTTTATACAG GCACGGTTCTTTGCACCGGATAAAGCCAAAGCATTTGTAGACCGATACTCAAGATAA
- the LOC126582837 gene encoding uncharacterized protein LOC126582837 isoform X2, translated as MSFAATPATTMTTCRFVTLRIQCTDSKPRIGFGSKTNSKNKNRNKNNLSQESTTKRSGGVPTQAPGLSSRFDGKVKRNPAELEFEERLAAVRSSALEQKKVVEKKEFGPIDYDAPVELEKTDKKKIGLGAQIGVGVAVVVFGLVFALGDFLPSGSLSPTEDTAATANKLSEEEKASLQTRLKEYEATLSNSPKDPTALEGAAVTLAELGEYTQASTLLQDLIKEKPSDPEVFRLLGEVKYELKDFEESAAAFKVSSSMSKDLKFEVLRGLTNALLAAKKPDEAVQFLLASHERMNVDKPDTKAGSSATETNSQVDPIQVELLLGKAYSDWGHISDAVSVYDRLISSHPNDFRGYLAKGIILRENGKAGEAERMFIQMSDWPSVQACLFKWQGMQLIYLPWSCMCRHGSLHRIKPKHL; from the exons ATGTCGTTCGCAGCAACACCAGCGACAACGATGACGACATGCCGCTTCGTTACGCTTCGAATTCAGTGCACTGATTCCAAGCCCAGAATTGGTTTCGGAAGCAAAACCAACAGCAAGAACAAGAACAGGAACAAGAACAACCTCAGCCAG GAATCAACTACCAAACGGTCTGGTGGCGTTCCTACTC AGGCACCCGGGTTAAGTTCTCGGTTCGATGGAAAGGTTAAGAGAAACCCTGCTGAGCTTGAGTTTGAGGAACGTCTAGCAGCAGTCAGAAG TTCAGCACTTGAGCAGAAGAAGGTAGTGGAGAAAAAGGAGTTTGGGCCAATTGACTATGATGCACCTGTTGAGTTGGAGAAAACGGATAAGAAAAAAATTGGACTCGGTGCACAG ATTGGAGTAGGTGTAGCTGTAGTGgtctttggtttggtttttgctCTTGGAGACTTTCTTCCTTCTGGAAG TTTGAGTCCTACTGAGGATACTGCAGCAACTGCCAATAAACTGTCCGAAGAAGAGAAAGCGTCACTTCAG ACTAGGCTGAAAGAATATGAAGCAACGCTTAGTAACTCCCCAAAAGATCCAACTGCTCTTGAG GGAGCTGCAGTAACCTTAGCAGAATTAGGAGAATATACACAGGCTTCAACTCTGCTTCAAGACTTGATTAAG GAGAAACCAAGTGATCCTGAAGTTTTTCGTTTGCTTGGAGAAGTTAAATATGAACTCAAGGATTTTGAAGAAAGTGCTGCTGCATTTAAGGTTTCTTCATCG ATGTCTAAAGATCTCAAATTTGAAGTTCTGCGTGGCCTTACGAATGCATTACTTGCTGCTAAAAAACCAGATGAG GCTGTTCAATTTCTTCTTGCCTCTCATGAACGTATGAATGTGGACAAGCCAGACACAAAGGCTGGAAGTAGTGCGACTGAAACAAATTCGCAGGTGGACCCTATTCAA GTCGAATTACTTCTTGGAAAAGCCTATTCAGATTGGGGCCATATCAGTGATGCTGTTTCTGTCTATGACCGGCTCATCTCTAGTCATCCAAATGACTTCCGCGGTTACTTGGCCAag GGAATtattttgagagaaaatggtAAAGCTGGAGAAGCGGAGAGGATGTTTATACAG ATGTCTGATTGGCCTAGCGTTCAGGCATGTTTGTTTAAGTGGCAAGGGATGCAGCTAATCTATCTACCATGGAGTTG CATGTGCAGGCACGGTTCTTTGCACCGGATAAAGCCAAAGCATTTGTAG
- the LOC126582838 gene encoding uncharacterized protein LOC126582838 yields MEKPTFNKSVPQNPKIPTTSTAPTPQKPQKTKLPTAQELISHYESQGLDSQEASLKVIGDLQTALYRVISSGRGRKDRILAETSRKIDSTNNSLAILNMKVDSKPGFGEAFGIGVASGVTLKGIETVLPHVIRGFGEIWNTVRSATKDNA; encoded by the coding sequence ATGGAAAAGCCAACCTTCAACAAATCCGTCCCTCAAAACCCCAAAATCCCCACAACATCCACAGCCCCAACCCCACAAAAACCCCAAAAGACAAAGCTGCCAACCGCACAAGAGCTCATATCCCACTACGAGTCCCAGGGCCTGGACTCCCAGGAGGCCTCTCTGAAGGTCATAGGTGACCTTCAGACCGCCCTCTATAGGGTCATATCTTCCGGCAGGGGCAGAAAGGACAGGATTTTGGCCGAGACTTCAAGGAAAATTGACAGCACCAACAATAGCCTTGCAATTCTGAACATGAAGGTTGACTCCAAGCCTGgatttggtgaagcttttggaaTTGGGGTTGCTTCTGGGGTCACTTTGAAGGGCATTGAGACTGTTcttcctcatgtgattaggggTTTTGGGGAGATTTGGAACACTGTTAGGAGTGCCACCAAGGATAATGCTTga
- the LOC126582837 gene encoding uncharacterized protein LOC126582837 isoform X1: protein MSFAATPATTMTTCRFVTLRIQCTDSKPRIGFGSKTNSKNKNRNKNNLSQESTTKRSGGVPTQAPGLSSRFDGKVKRNPAELEFEERLAAVRSSALEQKKVVEKKEFGPIDYDAPVELEKTDKKKIGLGAQIGVGVAVVVFGLVFALGDFLPSGSLSPTEDTAATANKLSEEEKASLQTRLKEYEATLSNSPKDPTALEGAAVTLAELGEYTQASTLLQDLIKEKPSDPEVFRLLGEVKYELKDFEESAAAFKVSSSMSKDLKFEVLRGLTNALLAAKKPDEAVQFLLASHERMNVDKPDTKAGSSATETNSQVDPIQVELLLGKAYSDWGHISDAVSVYDRLISSHPNDFRGYLAKGIILRENGKAGEAERMFIQMSDWPSVQACLFKWQGMQLIYLPWSCIKFSYELWCFMCRHGSLHRIKPKHL, encoded by the exons ATGTCGTTCGCAGCAACACCAGCGACAACGATGACGACATGCCGCTTCGTTACGCTTCGAATTCAGTGCACTGATTCCAAGCCCAGAATTGGTTTCGGAAGCAAAACCAACAGCAAGAACAAGAACAGGAACAAGAACAACCTCAGCCAG GAATCAACTACCAAACGGTCTGGTGGCGTTCCTACTC AGGCACCCGGGTTAAGTTCTCGGTTCGATGGAAAGGTTAAGAGAAACCCTGCTGAGCTTGAGTTTGAGGAACGTCTAGCAGCAGTCAGAAG TTCAGCACTTGAGCAGAAGAAGGTAGTGGAGAAAAAGGAGTTTGGGCCAATTGACTATGATGCACCTGTTGAGTTGGAGAAAACGGATAAGAAAAAAATTGGACTCGGTGCACAG ATTGGAGTAGGTGTAGCTGTAGTGgtctttggtttggtttttgctCTTGGAGACTTTCTTCCTTCTGGAAG TTTGAGTCCTACTGAGGATACTGCAGCAACTGCCAATAAACTGTCCGAAGAAGAGAAAGCGTCACTTCAG ACTAGGCTGAAAGAATATGAAGCAACGCTTAGTAACTCCCCAAAAGATCCAACTGCTCTTGAG GGAGCTGCAGTAACCTTAGCAGAATTAGGAGAATATACACAGGCTTCAACTCTGCTTCAAGACTTGATTAAG GAGAAACCAAGTGATCCTGAAGTTTTTCGTTTGCTTGGAGAAGTTAAATATGAACTCAAGGATTTTGAAGAAAGTGCTGCTGCATTTAAGGTTTCTTCATCG ATGTCTAAAGATCTCAAATTTGAAGTTCTGCGTGGCCTTACGAATGCATTACTTGCTGCTAAAAAACCAGATGAG GCTGTTCAATTTCTTCTTGCCTCTCATGAACGTATGAATGTGGACAAGCCAGACACAAAGGCTGGAAGTAGTGCGACTGAAACAAATTCGCAGGTGGACCCTATTCAA GTCGAATTACTTCTTGGAAAAGCCTATTCAGATTGGGGCCATATCAGTGATGCTGTTTCTGTCTATGACCGGCTCATCTCTAGTCATCCAAATGACTTCCGCGGTTACTTGGCCAag GGAATtattttgagagaaaatggtAAAGCTGGAGAAGCGGAGAGGATGTTTATACAG ATGTCTGATTGGCCTAGCGTTCAGGCATGTTTGTTTAAGTGGCAAGGGATGCAGCTAATCTATCTACCATGGAGTTGCATCAAATTTAGCTATGAACTATGGTGTTTCATGTGCAGGCACGGTTCTTTGCACCGGATAAAGCCAAAGCATTTGTAG